The DNA region TATTAAAACCCTGGATTATGGCAGGTAATGTAACTCTTACTATGATTAAACCCCGTGCGGTAGAAACATCCCGGGCTGGAAACATCATTTCAATTATCCTGGATAATGGCTTCAGGATCAGTGCTATGAAACTCATCCACCTTTCCAGGCAAAGGGCATCAGAGTTTTATGCTGAACATGAAGGCAAACCATTTTACGAAGCACTTATTGAATTTATGTCATCGGGCCCTATCATTGTCGCTATTATTGAAAAAGAAAATGCGGTTGAGGAATACCGTAGGTTAATTGGCCCGACTGATCCAAGCAAGGCTCCGGCTGGAACGATCCGCAATCTATATGGCCAATCAGTGAGGGAAAATGCTGTTCATGGCTCTGATAGCGATGAAAGTGCACAAAGGGAATGCAGTTTTTTTTTCTCAAAGATAGAGCGGTTTTAGACTGTTTTTATTCAGAAAATTTCTCGCTGAGATACTAACAAAGTTTAGAAGTTTAGAGGGTTTAGAGTGTTTATAAGTTTAGAGTGTTTAGAGTTTCGGATGAAACGTTTGTTATGGTGATCACATACCAATCTCTTTGCTCTTTAGAATCAAAGC from Bacteroidales bacterium includes:
- the ndk gene encoding nucleoside-diphosphate kinase — translated: MAGNVTLTMIKPRAVETSRAGNIISIILDNGFRISAMKLIHLSRQRASEFYAEHEGKPFYEALIEFMSSGPIIVAIIEKENAVEEYRRLIGPTDPSKAPAGTIRNLYGQSVRENAVHGSDSDESAQRECSFFFSKIERF